The Prochlorococcus marinus str. MIT 9301 genome segment AAATTGTCCCTGAGAAAAAGACTGAAAAAAGTCAAAATTTTTTATGGCAAGATTTTAGGAAATTAGCCAATAAGCTTATTCAAAGAGAACTTACTGGTCACGCTGCTCGCGATGCAATTCTTACAGCTATGGAATTAGCAACAAAAGAAGAGTGGAATGGATTTTATAGACGAGTTTTAATTAAAGATCTTAGATGTGGTGTATCTGAAAAAACAATCAACAAGATAGCAAAAAAATTTCCCAAATATGCTATTCCTATTTTTTCTTGTCCTTTAGCTCATGACAGTGCAAATCACGAAAAAAAAATGATAGGAAAAAAGCAAATTGAAATCAAATTAGATGGAGTACGCGTCTTAACCATTATTAGACAAAATAAAGTAGAAATGTTTTCTCGTAATGGGAAACAATTCCATAATTTTGGTCATATTATTTCAGAAATAGAAAATGCTTTAAAAGAAGACCCAGCACCTTATGACTTAGTACTCGATGGTGAAGTGATGAGCGCTAACTTTCAAGATTTAATGAAACAGGTACATAGAAAAGATGGCAAACAAACTAAAGACGCAGTTCTCCACCTATTTGACTTATGTCCCCTTGAAAACTTTCAAAAAGGGAGATGGAACACTAGTCAAACAAAAAGAAGTTTATTAGTAAAAGAATGGGTAGCAAAACATTCTATGCTTCTAAAACATATACAAACACTTGAATGGGAAAATGTAGATCTCGACACTATTGAAGGACAAGAAAGATTTGTAGAGCTGAATAAATCTGCTGTAGAAGGTGGGTATGAAGGAGTAATGATTAAAGATCCTGATGCTATGTATGAATGTAAAAGAACACACAGTTGGTTAAAAGCAAAACCTTTCATTGAAGTCACTTTAAAAGTTGTATCGGTTGAGGAAGGTACAGGTCGCAACAAAGGGAGACTGGGGGCAATCCTGGTAGAAGGAGAAGATGATGGGTATGAATACAGTCTTAGTTGCGGAAGCGGATTTAGTGATATCCAACGAGAAGAATATTGGTCTAAACGTAATCATCTTGTTGGTCAACTTGTAGAAATCAGAGCTGATGCAAAAACCAAATCAAAGGATGCAGTGGCTTTTAGTCTTAGGTTTCCTAGATTTAAATGCTTTAGAGGATTTAAAGATGGAGAAAAAGTTTAAATTTTAAAAATAATATTCAACAAAGTAGTCAAAGAAAAATGTGGTTTTTAAATAAAAAAAAGAAAAATCTTGGCTATAACATATAAGAATAATTATCAGAACTTTTTGAAAGACTTATGACGAAGAAAAAAGTTTTCAACTTCGTAAAAACACCTTGTGGACAGGCAAAATATATCGAATTAGAAGCCAACAAAACTTTACTAGGTAAATTGAGGCTTTTGTGGTTTGTCTTAATTGCATCAATTAGAGATTGGAGTATTAAAGAGTAAATTCTCAAGATTTTTCAAAATATTCTCTTGAGTATTGAGCTGAAAAATATACAACTAAGAAAGTTGAAATAATTCCAATGCTGGTAATATATAAATTATTTGGTGATTGCACATTTTTTAACTCCTGAATACTTTTTGCCAAACTGCCTATTGAGCAATAAAGAACAGTTCCTGGAATTATTCCAAGAAGACCAAGAGCAAAATCTCTAAATTTAATATTATTCAAGCCA includes the following:
- a CDS encoding RNA ligase family protein, which translates into the protein MFKEEIIHQLELHPSRLDKEKIISEAMEDGLDDFFEGIRMALDPLVTFGVKIVPEKKTEKSQNFLWQDFRKLANKLIQRELTGHAARDAILTAMELATKEEWNGFYRRVLIKDLRCGVSEKTINKIAKKFPKYAIPIFSCPLAHDSANHEKKMIGKKQIEIKLDGVRVLTIIRQNKVEMFSRNGKQFHNFGHIISEIENALKEDPAPYDLVLDGEVMSANFQDLMKQVHRKDGKQTKDAVLHLFDLCPLENFQKGRWNTSQTKRSLLVKEWVAKHSMLLKHIQTLEWENVDLDTIEGQERFVELNKSAVEGGYEGVMIKDPDAMYECKRTHSWLKAKPFIEVTLKVVSVEEGTGRNKGRLGAILVEGEDDGYEYSLSCGSGFSDIQREEYWSKRNHLVGQLVEIRADAKTKSKDAVAFSLRFPRFKCFRGFKDGEKV